A genomic segment from [Flavobacterium] thermophilum encodes:
- a CDS encoding Predicted kinase — protein sequence MHMKNHQTRTVYVISGPAGVGKSTISTALANKLERSAYISGDDISHMHINGRKKPWESKEELSLIWDNILSLARNFVKYGNDVVVDYIAFPQEAIWLYENVKDLNVTVMYVVLWADGKTLRQRDEMRAPEQQMGERCLILLNEFHASGFDRKHLLDTSGKRKDDIDEMIDEIMSNQRFRIG from the coding sequence ATGCATATGAAAAATCATCAAACAAGAACAGTCTATGTCATATCAGGCCCCGCTGGGGTTGGCAAATCAACAATTTCAACAGCATTGGCGAACAAGTTGGAGCGTAGTGCGTATATTTCCGGCGATGACATCAGCCATATGCATATCAATGGACGGAAAAAACCGTGGGAAAGTAAAGAAGAGCTTTCATTAATTTGGGATAATATTCTAAGTCTTGCAAGAAATTTTGTAAAATACGGCAATGATGTGGTAGTGGATTATATTGCCTTTCCCCAAGAAGCGATATGGTTGTATGAAAATGTAAAGGATTTAAACGTAACGGTTATGTATGTTGTTTTGTGGGCAGATGGGAAAACGTTAAGGCAAAGGGATGAGATGAGGGCCCCCGAGCAACAAATGGGGGAACGCTGCCTCATTTTGCTGAATGAGTTCCATGCATCAGGATTCGATCGAAAGCATCTTTTGGATACTAGCGGGAAACGTAAGGATGACATAGATGAGATGATTGATGAAATCATGAGCAATCAAAGATTTCGAATTGGTTAA
- a CDS encoding Transposase and inactivated derivatives → MKRLKITNDHGWTPRTLRKQERKIKNTLLRQRVMAVRLVMEGYLGKEVASMVNVCRQTVSHYVSLFNEGGLELLLHRDFAPGREPFLTEEQQEKIKQLVLTTTPAELGWDVASAWNTKLLQSYVAKQFGVSISREALRKLLHRKGLSWTRPTYTLAKGNPDEQKQFEKQMDLIKKNLITKETEDAVLLYIDETHIRSYHVLRSTWSEVGRQKQVPTFGHHAHVSLFGAVNVHDGETVLHQTTAANAATFLDFLRMLKERYPDRLMVLVLDNARIHHAKMVKEFLREEGQCFHFIYLPPYSPQLNPIERLWKWLKDTVIANVFHKDRNDIIQAITRFVNYIHERPEEVLQRLGCAG, encoded by the coding sequence ATGAAACGTCTCAAAATCACCAACGATCACGGATGGACACCTCGGACACTTCGCAAACAGGAACGGAAAATCAAAAACACCCTTCTTCGCCAACGTGTGATGGCCGTCCGCCTGGTCATGGAAGGCTATTTGGGCAAAGAGGTGGCCTCCATGGTCAACGTGTGCCGACAAACCGTTTCCCATTATGTGTCGCTGTTCAACGAAGGCGGTCTGGAGCTCTTGCTTCATCGGGATTTCGCCCCTGGGCGGGAGCCGTTTCTCACGGAAGAACAGCAAGAAAAGATCAAACAGCTTGTATTGACCACCACTCCCGCGGAACTGGGCTGGGACGTCGCTTCGGCGTGGAACACCAAACTCCTGCAATCCTATGTCGCAAAGCAATTCGGTGTTTCCATTTCCCGCGAAGCGTTGCGAAAACTCCTGCACCGCAAAGGGCTGTCGTGGACACGACCGACGTACACACTGGCGAAAGGAAATCCGGATGAGCAAAAGCAATTTGAAAAACAAATGGATCTGATAAAAAAAAACTTGATCACCAAGGAGACAGAAGATGCTGTTCTTCTGTACATCGATGAAACCCATATCCGCTCTTACCATGTCTTGCGGTCCACATGGTCGGAAGTCGGCCGCCAAAAACAAGTGCCGACGTTTGGCCATCATGCCCACGTATCGCTGTTTGGCGCGGTCAACGTCCATGATGGTGAAACGGTGCTTCATCAAACAACTGCCGCCAATGCTGCGACGTTCTTGGATTTCTTGAGAATGCTCAAAGAGCGCTATCCAGACCGTCTCATGGTCTTGGTGTTGGATAACGCCCGCATTCACCATGCCAAGATGGTCAAGGAGTTTTTGCGGGAAGAAGGGCAGTGTTTTCACTTTATTTACCTTCCTCCCTATTCGCCACAGCTGAACCCGATCGAACGCTTATGGAAATGGCTGAAAGATACGGTGATTGCCAATGTATTTCACAAGGATCGCAACGATATCATTCAAGCCATTACTCGGTTTGTCAACTACATCCACGAACGTCCGGAGGAAGTGCTGCAGCGCTTAGGGTGTGCAGGATGA
- the nnr gene encoding Nicotinamide nucleotide repair protein: MIPVVTSDEMYAIDREVTERIGISADSLMENAGQALFWALKKRIPPAAKVAVLAGTGNNGGDGFVIARMLKSYGYETDVWLVPPKEKVKGAARTALEVYERSGYAWIAYEGKERELAALLPHYDIIIDALLGIGVKGDVRPPYKEIIEQVNRSPAVVYAIDVPSGVPADGGEAGMAVRADATLTVQCPKLGAYTFPAADYYGELTVVDIGIPPAAVQAKAAARFLWEKSDVVRTMPKRTRSSHKGTYGKLLIVGGSKAMAGAVTLAAKAALRSGAGLVTIAVPEAMYEAVANRVPEAMCRLWPAEGGAFAGAADWDGLEIDAIAVGPGMGRTEGVRRLVNELVRQPVPLVIDADALFFWGDYAELVRERSAPTVITPHPGEMARLLRRPVSEVERDRFGVSKRLAMEYGVYVVLKGPYTIVTAPDGAQYVNATGNPALAKGGSGDVLTGIVAAFLLQHEAVQPAVSNAVFVHGKAADWLVQHGHSPWDVLASDVVEALPAVLASLA; encoded by the coding sequence ATGATTCCGGTCGTAACATCTGATGAAATGTACGCCATCGACCGAGAAGTGACGGAGCGGATCGGCATCAGCGCTGATTCGTTGATGGAAAACGCAGGGCAGGCGCTGTTTTGGGCGCTGAAGAAGCGGATTCCGCCCGCTGCCAAGGTGGCGGTGCTCGCGGGCACGGGCAACAACGGCGGCGATGGGTTCGTCATCGCGCGCATGTTGAAAAGTTATGGCTATGAAACCGATGTCTGGCTCGTTCCGCCAAAGGAAAAGGTGAAAGGGGCGGCGCGCACGGCGCTTGAGGTGTACGAGCGGTCCGGTTATGCATGGATCGCTTATGAAGGAAAAGAGCGGGAGTTGGCGGCGCTCTTGCCGCATTATGACATCATCATTGACGCCTTGCTTGGCATCGGCGTCAAAGGGGACGTACGTCCGCCATATAAGGAAATCATCGAGCAAGTGAACCGTTCGCCGGCGGTCGTTTATGCGATTGACGTGCCGAGCGGGGTGCCGGCGGACGGTGGGGAAGCCGGCATGGCGGTCCGCGCTGATGCGACACTGACGGTGCAATGCCCGAAACTTGGGGCGTACACGTTCCCGGCGGCCGATTATTACGGAGAGCTCACCGTCGTGGATATCGGCATTCCGCCGGCGGCGGTGCAGGCGAAGGCGGCTGCTCGGTTTTTGTGGGAAAAGAGCGATGTGGTGCGGACGATGCCGAAGCGAACACGGTCATCGCATAAAGGAACGTACGGCAAGCTGCTCATTGTCGGCGGGTCCAAGGCGATGGCCGGCGCGGTGACACTCGCCGCGAAGGCGGCGCTTCGCAGCGGGGCGGGGCTGGTGACGATCGCCGTTCCGGAAGCGATGTATGAGGCGGTCGCCAACCGCGTGCCGGAGGCGATGTGTCGATTATGGCCGGCCGAGGGCGGCGCGTTTGCCGGCGCGGCCGATTGGGACGGGCTTGAGATCGATGCGATCGCGGTCGGCCCAGGGATGGGCCGGACGGAAGGGGTTCGCCGCTTGGTCAATGAGCTTGTGCGCCAGCCGGTGCCGCTTGTCATCGACGCCGATGCCTTGTTTTTTTGGGGCGACTACGCCGAGCTGGTGCGCGAACGGAGCGCGCCGACGGTGATCACGCCGCATCCGGGGGAAATGGCGCGCCTCCTTCGCCGCCCGGTCAGCGAGGTGGAACGCGACCGGTTTGGCGTGTCGAAGCGGCTGGCGATGGAATATGGCGTCTATGTCGTGTTGAAAGGGCCGTATACGATTGTGACAGCGCCGGACGGGGCGCAATATGTAAACGCGACCGGCAATCCGGCCTTGGCGAAAGGCGGGAGCGGCGACGTGTTGACGGGCATCGTGGCGGCGTTTTTGCTGCAGCACGAGGCGGTGCAGCCGGCGGTGAGCAATGCAGTGTTCGTGCATGGAAAGGCTGCTGATTGGCTTGTTCAACACGGTCATTCGCCTTGGGATGTATTGGCGTCGGACGTTGTGGAGGCCTTGCCGGCTGTGCTCGCTTCGCTGGCGTGA
- a CDS encoding Probable transposase, with amino-acid sequence MHDFVKPMQHHFKKHIDSHTAQKIATRACMAMEKLIFGNAKKVSFKKYNDMDSLEGKTNSTGIRFKNKHLLWNGLSIPVIIRSNDIYAHTALQDRIKYCRIVRRRIRGKIKYFLQLTLEGVPPKKINRQTGEVKHPIGQGDVGIDIGTQTIAICSMNNVKLFVLAPSIENIEKQKRVLQRKLDRQRRANNPHKYNEDGTIKKDNKEKWVWSKNYLKTRQQLAELQRKMAEKRKQDHQRLANWIITLGHHIQVEKMNFRALQAKAKETKVDANGKYKKKKRFGKSIANRAPSLFLNILNQKLQYEGYSLQYIDTFSVKASQYDHQNDEYNKKTLSQRWHEVDGHKVQRDLYSAFLIMNVKNNRKEIDRNKCLERWDQFIRLHDEEIKRLRLQPYVVSSMGI; translated from the coding sequence ATGCACGATTTTGTTAAGCCAATGCAACACCATTTCAAGAAACACATCGACTCACACACCGCACAAAAAATCGCTACGAGAGCATGTATGGCAATGGAAAAACTAATCTTTGGCAATGCCAAAAAAGTGTCTTTTAAAAAATACAACGATATGGATTCATTAGAAGGAAAAACAAATAGCACAGGCATCCGTTTCAAAAACAAACATTTGCTTTGGAATGGTTTATCTATTCCTGTTATAATTCGCTCAAACGATATATATGCACATACGGCTCTACAAGACCGTATAAAATATTGTCGCATCGTTCGTAGACGGATTAGGGGGAAAATCAAGTATTTTCTCCAACTCACCCTTGAAGGTGTGCCGCCAAAGAAAATAAACCGTCAAACAGGAGAAGTAAAACATCCAATAGGGCAAGGCGATGTTGGCATCGACATAGGAACACAAACCATCGCTATTTGTTCAATGAATAATGTCAAGTTGTTCGTTCTTGCGCCGAGCATCGAAAACATAGAAAAGCAAAAGCGAGTTCTTCAACGAAAATTGGATCGTCAAAGACGGGCGAATAATCCACACAAATACAATGAAGATGGAACAATAAAAAAAGACAACAAGGAAAAATGGGTTTGGAGTAAAAATTATCTAAAAACTCGTCAACAACTAGCCGAGTTGCAAAGAAAGATGGCTGAAAAACGTAAACAAGATCATCAACGGCTTGCTAATTGGATCATCACATTAGGCCATCATATCCAAGTAGAAAAAATGAATTTCAGAGCACTTCAAGCAAAGGCAAAAGAAACAAAAGTCGATGCCAACGGAAAATACAAAAAGAAAAAACGATTTGGGAAAAGCATTGCGAATCGTGCGCCAAGTTTGTTTTTGAACATACTAAATCAAAAACTGCAATATGAAGGCTATTCCCTTCAATACATCGACACATTTAGCGTCAAGGCAAGTCAATACGACCATCAAAACGATGAGTACAACAAGAAAACACTTTCTCAACGATGGCATGAAGTAGACGGACACAAAGTACAACGAGATTTATACAGCGCATTTTTAATCATGAACGTGAAAAACAATCGAAAAGAAATAGATAGGAACAAATGTTTAGAGAGATGGGATCAATTTATTCGACTGCATGATGAAGAAATCAAACGACTTCGTCTTCAGCCATATGTCGTAAGTAGTATGGGAATTTAA
- a CDS encoding Transposase and inactivated derivatives has translation MSNDKYTHKNGIVYLNQYHVIFCPKYRRKVLVGDIEKDLKEILYEVAKENDVEIKALEIMPYKLKLCFTSGRAPAAFYQSRLV, from the coding sequence ATGTCTAATGATAAGTATACTCATAAAAATGGAATTGTTTATTTAAATCAATATCATGTTATATTTTGTCCAAAATATAGACGTAAAGTATTAGTTGGAGATATTGAAAAAGATTTAAAAGAGATTTTGTATGAAGTAGCGAAAGAAAATGATGTTGAAATTAAAGCGTTAGAAATTATGCCATATAAGTTGAAACTTTGTTTTACATCCGGCAGAGCGCCCGCCGCATTCTATCAAAGTCGACTTGTATGA
- a CDS encoding transposase, IS605 OrfB family, whose product MPTITLRLELHKPTKAKQDMYERMTAVNTAFANWLLNHPELNQATSKMFKTFSSQRFPSAVVNQTIREVKSQKKKQKAKKFRTFWCCFNNQNVKVEKKGAFYTVSFPTLEKRIGVPVVTRSYQEAWLNRLLDGTAKQGAAKLYKKRTKWYLAVAVTFDVKLRHETKVMRVDLGLRYIAVASVGTKSLFFKGNQCAFVRRRYAALRRRLGQAKKLHMIRKIGRKESRWMKDQNHKISCQIVNVALANGVGVIRMEALTGIRKRAKSAKEAGRSLHAWAFHQLQTMIAYKAEMAGIRVEWVNPTYTSQTCKCGHREKANRNGICFRCQRCGYTLHADLNGAINIAKAISGFAS is encoded by the coding sequence ATGCCGACGATCACCCTAAGGCTGGAGCTGCACAAGCCAACGAAAGCCAAACAAGATATGTATGAACGGATGACAGCAGTGAATACCGCGTTTGCGAATTGGCTGTTGAATCATCCCGAACTGAATCAAGCGACGAGCAAAATGTTTAAAACGTTTTCGTCGCAGCGGTTTCCTTCCGCCGTCGTCAATCAGACGATTCGAGAAGTGAAGTCCCAAAAGAAAAAACAAAAGGCAAAGAAGTTCCGAACATTCTGGTGTTGCTTTAACAATCAAAACGTGAAGGTGGAAAAGAAAGGAGCGTTCTACACGGTTTCCTTCCCCACACTGGAGAAGCGAATTGGCGTGCCAGTGGTCACGCGTTCCTATCAAGAAGCGTGGCTGAATCGGCTGCTCGATGGAACCGCCAAACAAGGGGCCGCCAAGCTCTATAAAAAGAGAACGAAATGGTACTTGGCTGTTGCGGTCACCTTTGACGTGAAGCTGCGGCACGAAACAAAGGTGATGAGGGTTGACCTTGGGCTTCGCTATATCGCCGTGGCCAGCGTAGGAACGAAATCACTGTTTTTCAAAGGGAACCAATGCGCCTTTGTACGTCGACGATATGCGGCTTTGCGGCGAAGGCTGGGCCAAGCCAAGAAGCTTCATATGATTCGCAAAATCGGCCGTAAAGAGTCCCGCTGGATGAAGGATCAAAATCACAAAATCAGCTGTCAAATCGTGAATGTTGCCCTCGCCAACGGTGTTGGCGTGATTCGGATGGAAGCGTTGACAGGGATTCGGAAACGGGCAAAATCGGCCAAAGAAGCGGGGCGAAGCCTTCATGCTTGGGCGTTCCATCAATTGCAAACGATGATCGCCTATAAAGCGGAAATGGCGGGCATTCGCGTGGAGTGGGTGAATCCAACCTACACGAGCCAAACGTGTAAATGTGGTCATCGAGAGAAAGCGAACCGAAACGGCATCTGCTTCCGATGCCAAAGGTGCGGATACACTCTCCACGCCGACTTGAATGGCGCGATCAACATCGCCAAAGCCATTTCGGGCTTCGCCTCCTAA
- the kipI gene encoding Sporulation inhibitor kipI, with the protein MEMNYTLFPLCEYAVTVRFADYIDETVNDIVHETAVRLKRERKEGVNEIVPAFSSLTVYYDPLAIGYADVCRWLREKVESSGQTERPLARTVVIPVCYGGEFGPDLPEVARFHGISEDEVVTLHSAGRYRVYMIGFSPGFAYLGGLSPRLSTPRRAVPRTKVPAGSVGIAGGQTGVYPLATPGGWQLIGRTPLRVFDPHRKEPSLLSAGDIVEFRPIGADEFARWRDEHD; encoded by the coding sequence ATGGAAATGAACTATACGCTGTTTCCGTTATGTGAATATGCAGTGACCGTCCGGTTTGCCGATTATATCGATGAGACCGTAAATGATATCGTTCATGAGACAGCGGTTCGCCTAAAGAGAGAACGAAAAGAAGGGGTCAACGAAATTGTGCCGGCGTTTTCATCGCTTACCGTGTATTACGACCCGCTGGCGATTGGTTATGCGGACGTATGTCGGTGGCTGCGCGAAAAGGTCGAGTCGTCTGGACAGACGGAACGGCCTTTGGCGCGAACGGTTGTTATTCCTGTCTGCTATGGCGGTGAATTTGGGCCGGACTTACCAGAGGTCGCCCGCTTTCACGGGATATCGGAAGATGAGGTGGTTACGCTTCATTCGGCCGGCCGCTACCGTGTCTATATGATCGGGTTTTCGCCCGGGTTTGCGTATTTGGGGGGCTTGTCGCCGCGTTTGTCCACACCGAGGCGGGCGGTGCCGCGCACAAAAGTGCCCGCCGGTTCGGTCGGCATCGCCGGCGGGCAGACGGGCGTCTATCCGCTGGCGACGCCGGGCGGCTGGCAGCTGATCGGCCGGACGCCGCTCCGCGTATTTGACCCGCACCGGAAGGAGCCGAGCTTGCTTTCCGCCGGTGACATTGTTGAATTTCGGCCGATTGGCGCCGATGAATTTGCACGTTGGAGAGATGAACATGATTGA
- the kdgR_1 gene encoding Transcriptional regulator kdgR, which produces MNKTVLKTKELLDLFLDCERLTLPEMVERLQMPKTSVYRMAQSLVALGFLQKRGDHYELGLALLTFGSLVAERLDIRRVALPVMERLKEATNEAVNLVIRDGDEALYIEKVETSEPVRVYTKVGRRAPLYAGACPRALLAFMDEKEQARYLERTKLVKIAKNTVTDKQALRRQLEEDRKRGYTVSYSELENYSAAVAVPIFNHEGAAIAGLSVAGPEQRFLPDDVARIVPLLRQAAMEISRELGFQGKGWK; this is translated from the coding sequence ATGAACAAAACGGTGTTAAAAACAAAAGAACTGCTTGATTTGTTTCTCGACTGCGAACGGTTGACTTTGCCAGAGATGGTCGAACGGCTTCAGATGCCGAAAACATCGGTATATCGGATGGCGCAGTCGCTTGTCGCGCTTGGCTTTTTGCAAAAGCGGGGCGATCACTATGAACTCGGTTTGGCATTGTTGACGTTTGGGTCGCTCGTTGCCGAGCGGCTCGATATTCGTCGGGTGGCGCTGCCGGTGATGGAGCGGCTGAAAGAAGCGACGAACGAAGCGGTGAATCTTGTCATCCGCGACGGTGATGAGGCGCTCTATATTGAAAAAGTCGAGACGTCCGAGCCGGTGCGCGTCTATACGAAAGTCGGCCGGCGCGCGCCGCTGTACGCCGGCGCGTGCCCGCGCGCTTTGCTGGCCTTTATGGACGAAAAAGAGCAAGCACGCTATTTGGAACGAACAAAACTTGTCAAAATCGCCAAAAATACCGTAACGGACAAGCAGGCGTTGCGTCGGCAGTTGGAAGAAGATCGGAAACGGGGCTATACGGTCAGCTATTCTGAGCTAGAAAACTATTCGGCGGCTGTGGCTGTGCCGATTTTTAACCATGAAGGCGCGGCCATCGCCGGGCTGAGTGTCGCCGGCCCGGAACAGCGTTTTTTGCCGGATGATGTGGCGCGCATCGTTCCGTTGCTTCGGCAGGCGGCGATGGAGATTTCACGTGAACTTGGTTTTCAAGGAAAGGGATGGAAATGA
- a CDS encoding Transposase and inactivated derivatives → MIRDYQAIQKTWFVKGKQRIIPTFGKHQGLKLIGTLNYETGEVFCIEEERYDAETFLRFLQLVLERYPTGKIVMILDNARIHHAKLIQPFLKEHEDRLELVFLLPYSPQLNLIEGLWKWLKSDVIYNVFYSSVQEIRKNVQAFIQRINQKPEQTIDRLCVQL, encoded by the coding sequence ATGATTCGTGATTACCAAGCGATTCAAAAAACATGGTTTGTCAAAGGAAAACAACGAATCATTCCGACGTTTGGAAAACATCAAGGGTTGAAGCTGATTGGCACGTTGAACTACGAAACAGGGGAAGTGTTTTGCATCGAAGAAGAACGCTATGACGCGGAAACATTTCTTCGATTTCTTCAACTTGTGTTAGAACGCTATCCCACAGGCAAAATAGTGATGATTTTAGATAACGCTCGAATTCACCATGCCAAACTCATTCAGCCATTTTTAAAAGAACACGAAGATCGGTTAGAGCTCGTCTTTTTGCTACCATACAGTCCGCAATTGAACTTGATTGAAGGGCTATGGAAATGGCTGAAATCAGACGTGATTTACAACGTGTTCTATTCGAGTGTGCAAGAAATTAGAAAGAATGTCCAAGCCTTTATTCAGCGAATCAACCAGAAACCAGAACAAACGATCGATCGTTTGTGTGTTCAGTTGTAA
- a CDS encoding aminoalkylphosphonic acid N-acetyltransferase → MPRFVWLETEEEVRSAFPVMRELRTHLDEETYTALVREAQEQEGYQLVALYDQDKMVAVVGFMPMITLYNGRFIWVCDLVTASSERSKGYGKALLSYVHEWAREHGYGIVSLSSGLQRIDAHRFYEEKMEYAKVSYVFSKRLSS, encoded by the coding sequence GTGCCGCGATTCGTTTGGCTTGAAACGGAGGAAGAAGTGAGAAGCGCCTTTCCGGTGATGCGTGAGCTGCGCACCCATTTGGATGAGGAAACCTACACGGCGCTCGTGCGAGAAGCGCAAGAACAAGAAGGGTATCAGCTTGTGGCGTTATATGATCAGGACAAAATGGTTGCGGTTGTCGGATTCATGCCGATGATCACGCTCTATAACGGCCGCTTTATTTGGGTGTGCGATTTGGTTACCGCTTCGAGCGAACGTTCGAAAGGATATGGAAAGGCGTTGTTGTCCTATGTGCACGAGTGGGCGAGGGAGCACGGCTACGGGATTGTTTCGCTGTCGTCCGGCCTGCAACGGATAGACGCCCATCGCTTTTATGAGGAAAAAATGGAATATGCAAAAGTCAGTTATGTGTTTTCAAAACGCTTATCGAGTTGA
- a CDS encoding Transposase DDE domain, with translation MKHDHISFKEYTMDNLSLPSNIADLIPRDNMAHVVHEMVERIPMETFLAYYKGGGASAYHPKMMTKILLYAYTQKMYHGREIARQLEVHLPLMWLSGFQKPDFRSINRFRSERMKDLIDDLFREMITLLVADGYVKMEDYFVDGTKIEANANRYTFVWRKSAEKYQEKLQANVDRLIAQIEAIVEEEKAEDIDPSPAFTSEEIRKKTEEWEKRLEAEPDNQPLKKAIKKMKEDYLPRSEKYEHQLHVCGDRNSYSKTDVDATFMRLKEDHMRNGQLKPAYNVQVGSSGQFILGYSLHQRPGDTRCLLPHLETVREKYGVEPERLIADAAYGSEENYVKLEEKHISALIKYHTYEKENTRKVKKNPHHQQNWTYVEEEDVWICANGKKLVRTGTSKQTTESGYTSVTRHYQCHECEGCPFRSACTTSKYGRTTQWNPVYHEQKQKARERLESEEGQARYRQRQTDIESVFGQIKQNRGFRRFVLRGLQKVSIEWGLVCAAHNLLKKAARDKQLSLVA, from the coding sequence ATGAAACATGATCATATTTCCTTTAAAGAGTATACCATGGACAACCTCTCTTTGCCAAGCAACATCGCCGATCTCATTCCACGGGATAACATGGCCCACGTGGTTCATGAGATGGTTGAACGCATCCCGATGGAGACGTTTCTTGCTTACTACAAAGGAGGGGGCGCCTCCGCCTATCATCCGAAAATGATGACCAAAATTCTCCTTTACGCTTACACCCAAAAAATGTATCATGGCCGTGAGATTGCACGGCAGCTCGAAGTCCACCTTCCCCTCATGTGGCTAAGTGGATTTCAAAAGCCGGACTTCCGCTCCATCAATCGGTTTCGTTCGGAGCGGATGAAAGACCTGATTGACGACCTGTTCCGGGAAATGATCACGCTGCTCGTGGCCGACGGCTATGTCAAGATGGAAGATTATTTTGTGGATGGAACGAAAATTGAAGCGAATGCCAACCGGTACACCTTCGTTTGGCGCAAATCGGCTGAGAAGTACCAGGAGAAACTCCAAGCCAATGTCGATCGGCTGATTGCCCAGATCGAGGCGATCGTGGAAGAAGAAAAGGCGGAAGACATCGACCCTTCGCCGGCCTTTACGTCAGAAGAAATCCGAAAGAAAACCGAGGAGTGGGAAAAACGGTTGGAGGCCGAGCCGGACAACCAACCGTTGAAGAAGGCCATCAAGAAGATGAAGGAGGACTACTTGCCCCGCAGTGAAAAGTATGAACACCAACTCCATGTATGCGGGGATCGCAACAGCTATTCCAAGACCGATGTGGATGCCACCTTCATGCGGTTGAAGGAGGATCACATGCGAAACGGCCAGCTCAAGCCGGCCTATAACGTACAGGTGGGTTCTTCCGGCCAATTTATTTTGGGGTATTCCCTTCATCAGAGGCCGGGCGACACTCGTTGTCTTCTCCCGCATTTGGAGACCGTTCGAGAGAAGTACGGCGTGGAACCCGAACGTTTGATCGCTGACGCGGCTTATGGCTCGGAAGAGAACTACGTGAAGCTGGAAGAGAAGCACATATCGGCCTTGATCAAGTACCATACGTATGAGAAGGAGAACACGCGCAAGGTCAAGAAAAATCCGCATCATCAGCAGAATTGGACCTATGTGGAAGAAGAAGACGTTTGGATTTGCGCCAATGGGAAAAAGCTGGTTCGCACCGGAACTTCGAAACAGACCACGGAATCAGGATACACCTCGGTCACCCGACACTACCAATGCCATGAATGCGAAGGATGTCCGTTCCGTTCGGCCTGCACGACTTCCAAGTATGGACGAACCACGCAATGGAACCCCGTCTATCATGAACAAAAACAGAAAGCCCGCGAACGGTTGGAGAGTGAAGAAGGGCAAGCCCGATACCGCCAACGCCAAACCGACATTGAGAGTGTATTTGGGCAAATCAAACAAAATCGCGGGTTTCGTCGCTTTGTCCTGCGAGGCCTCCAAAAAGTTTCCATCGAATGGGGGCTGGTTTGTGCTGCCCACAATCTTCTCAAAAAAGCCGCTAGGGACAAGCAATTGTCCTTGGTGGCGTAA
- a CDS encoding Transposase and inactivated derivatives translates to MMPNHKDEIEKLSTAMKEAKSKRAYERYQAIYLHLQGYTKGEIATIIGRSKKTIYNYIHAYAQRGLDGLEMKYSPGAPRRLTPEQEKELALIIEHQLPVDVGFEAKYNWTLAIIAELIQQKWGPTYTLRGTSDILHRLGLSYTKPTYTLANADEEKQKEFVEITFPEVKTNW, encoded by the coding sequence ATGATGCCAAATCACAAAGACGAGATCGAAAAGTTGTCCACTGCCATGAAAGAAGCAAAAAGTAAACGAGCATATGAACGCTACCAAGCGATTTATCTTCATTTGCAGGGATATACCAAAGGAGAAATCGCAACGATTATTGGTCGATCCAAGAAAACTATTTATAACTATATTCATGCCTACGCCCAGCGCGGTCTTGATGGACTGGAGATGAAATACTCACCTGGCGCCCCACGTCGATTGACCCCTGAGCAGGAAAAAGAGCTGGCTTTGATCATTGAACATCAGCTCCCCGTAGATGTGGGATTCGAAGCAAAATATAATTGGACGCTTGCGATAATCGCTGAACTCATTCAACAAAAGTGGGGGCCAACATACACGCTTCGCGGAACAAGTGACATTCTGCATCGGTTAGGGCTAAGCTATACGAAACCGACCTATACACTAGCCAATGCCGATGAAGAGAAACAAAAAGAATTCGTCGAAATCACCTTCCCTGAAGTAAAAACAAACTGGTAG
- a CDS encoding Putative ATPase subunit of terminase (gpP-like), with protein MMPNHKDEIEKLSTAMKEAKSKRAYERYQAIYLHLQGYTKGEIATIIGRSKKTIYNYISCNKDFSIVRFCFPFIQVDFDRMRRALCRM; from the coding sequence ATGATGCCAAATCACAAAGACGAGATCGAAAAGTTGTCCACTGCCATGAAAGAAGCAAAAAGTAAACGAGCATATGAACGCTACCAAGCGATTTATCTTCATTTGCAGGGATATACCAAAGGAGAAATCGCAACGATTATTGGTCGATCCAAGAAAACTATTTATAACTATATAAGTTGCAATAAAGATTTTTCGATTGTTCGATTCTGTTTTCCCTTCATACAAGTCGACTTTGATAGAATGCGGCGGGCGCTCTGCCGGATGTAA